In Oncorhynchus kisutch isolate 150728-3 linkage group LG5, Okis_V2, whole genome shotgun sequence, a genomic segment contains:
- the LOC109890285 gene encoding D(1B) dopamine receptor-like produces MENPAKYLSVHESHSVPLPLGEIMWNSTESEARSNGGKELVIRTVTGCLLSLLILWTLLGNIMVCSAVLRIRHLRSKVTNIFIVSLAVSDLFVAVLVMPWKAVAEVAGYWPFGTFCNYWVAFDIMCSTASILNLCIISVDRYWAISSPFRYERKMTQRVAFVMISVTWTLSVLISFIPVQLNWHKASEDETVGVHNASLGEVEENCDSSLNREYAISSSLISFYIPVAIMIVTYTRIYRIAQIQIRRIASLERAAEHATSCRANNRLECQHHNTLKTSIKRETKVLKTLSIIMGVFVCCWLPFFILNCIVPFCDKPPTDKDAGLPCVSETTFDVFVWFGWTNSSMNPIIYAFNAEFRKAFASLLGCRNFCSRTPVETVNISNELVSYNQDTLVHKEIVNAYVNMIPNVVECIEHEDTFDRISQLSHNNENATDSVCDLEDCEADISLDRMTPFTPNGLH; encoded by the coding sequence ATGGAGAACCCCGCGAAATACCTCTCAGTGCACGAGAGCCACTCTGTCCCGTTACCTCTTGGGGAGATTATGTGGAACTCGACCGAATCGGAGGCAAGATCCAACGGTGGAAAGGAATTGGTCATCCGGACAGTGACGGGCTGTTTGCTCTCCCTGCTCATCCTGTGGACACTACTGGGAAACATTATGGTGTGCTCCGCCGTACTCCGAATTCGGCACTTGCGAAGTAAAGTGACCAACATTTTCATCGTTTCTTTGGCTGTGTCGGATTTATTCGTTGCAGTTCTGGTGATGCCATGGAAAGCTGTGGCCGAGGTGGCGGGGTATTGGCCCTTTGGTACTTTTTGTAATTACTGGGTGGCTTTCGATATCATGTGCTCAACTGCGTCCATCCTCAACCTCTGCATTATCAGCGTGGATAGATATTGGGCCATATCAAGTCCGTTCCGGTACGAGAGAAAAATGACCCAACGAGTTGCCTTCGTTATGATAAGCGTCACGTGGACGTTGTCTGTACTCATTTCATTCATACCAGTCCAACTGAACTGGCACAAAGCCAGTGAAGACGAAACAGTTGGAGTCCATAACGCCTCCTTGGGTGAAGTAGAAGAAAACTGTGACTCTAGCCTCAACAGAGAATACGCCATATCTTCATCTTTAATAAGTTTCTACATACCCGTAGCAATTATGATTGTGACATACACGAGAATATATCGTATTGCTCAGATCCAAATCAGGAGGATAGCTTCCCTAGAGCGCGCGGCGGAGCACGCGACAAGTTGCAGGGCCAACAACAGACTCGAGTGCCAACACCACAATACCTTGAAAACATCTATTAAAAGGGAAACCAAAGTTTTAAAAACGTTATCGATCATTATGGGCGTCTTTGTGTGTTGTTGGTTACCTTTCTTTATTTTGAACTGCATAGTTCCATTTTGTGATAAACCACCGACTGACAAAGACGCAGGTCTCCCTTGCGTGAGCGAGACAACTTTTGACGTTTTTGTTTGGTTTGGCTGGACTAATTCATCCATGAATCCTATTATTTACGCTTTTAACGCAGAGTTCAGAAAAGCATTTGCCAGTCTGCTGGGTTGTCGTAATTTCTGCTCCAGAACACCCGTTGAAACTGTAAACATTAGCAACGAGCTGGTCTCTTACAACCAGGACACCCTTGTCCACAAAGAAATCGTGAATGCCTACGTCAATATGATCCCCAACGTAGTGGAATGCATTGAGCACGAGGACACGTTTGACAGGATATCACAGTTATCGCACAACAATGAAAATGCCACCGACTCTGTTTGTGACTTGGAAGACTGTGAGGCAGATATTAGCCTCGACAGGATGACACCATTCACCCCCAATGGTTTACATTGA
- the LOC109890286 gene encoding proton channel OTOP1-like, whose product MAEHGGPHSMCLNKVDCHSSSTLSSSSEQENEIFTKLKVSLTEDYPQKNAEILSGQYGINLLLIGVSLMLAIGNNGASVKEEHLLSFITTLIIVQLLWMMWYIVRRGMQSNLQAEKDVHATTSWIKGGLTLLALLSLIMDAFNIGYFVGYRSCLSAALVVYPIIHATHTIAQVHFLWFHIKDVIKSFETFERFGVIHAVFTNLLLWCSGVMSEANHLLNHHNTRLTALGFENLTMVAMEPHCNCTISACSMFVNGLYYLYPFNIEYHIFVSVMLFVMWKNIGRTIDLEHNRKRLATKTQGLVVGPILGLAALASTIGVLVVYIIHVEESLDIRESTIAIFYYYGIVMLVVMCSAGVTGLLIYRADPMPMDTSKNPSRKLDTELLFGSSVGSWLVSWCSVVAVSASHSSPSYRWTNLMYSLLSILEKYIQNLFIIESLYRQREDGEREDTEVAGPAPEIFSVNSSSSPPYNGIINQAYENPDNGCVTLENVQKESGQVNGCPQKHLEVPHQVENNVEVTPSKKSQILKNIAVFLFMCNISLWILPAFGCRPQYDNGLEEETFGFTTWTTVLNFAMPITLFYRMHSVACLFEVFRRV is encoded by the exons ATGGCTGAGCACGGTGGCCCTCATAGTATGTGTTTAAATAAGGTAGACTGTCACAGTTCCTCCACCTTGTCCTCCAGCTCAGAGCAAGAAAATGAAATATTCACCAAGTTGAAAGTCAGTTTGACTGAGGACTATCCGCAGAAGAATGCGGAGATTCTGAGCGGCCAGTATGGGATTAATTTACTTTTGATCGGCGTGTCCTTGATGCTGGCTATTGGGAACAATGGAGCATCCGTGAAGGAAGAGCACCTGCTGTCGTTTATCACGACCCTCATAATCGTCCAGCTGCTATGGATGATGTGGTACATCGTGAGGAGAGGCATGCAGAGTAATTTACAGGCAGAAAAGGATGTGCATGCTACTACCTCTTGGATAAAAG GGGGTTTAACTCTTCTTGCGCTCCTCTCGTTGATCATGGATGCCTTCAATATTGGCTATTTTGTGGGCTATCGATCATGCCTGTCGGCTGCTCTAGTGGTATACCCCATCATCCACGCAACTCACACAATAGCACAG GTGCATTTCCTTTGGTTTCACATCAAAGACGTCATCAAGTCCTTTGAGACCTTTGAAAG GTTTGGCGTCATCCATGCAGTCTTCACTAACCTGCTGCTGTGGTGCAGCGGTGTGATGTCTGAGGCCAATCACTTGCTAAACCACCACAATACAAGGCTGACTGCCCTGGGCTTTGAAAACCTCACCATGG TGGCTATGGAACCTCATTGTAATTGCACTATCAGTGCCTGCTCCATGTTCGTCAACGGCCTCTACTACCTTTATCCCTTCAACATCGAGTACCACATCTTTGTCTCGGTAATGCTCTTCGTCATGTGGAAGAACATAGGGCGCACCATTGACCTCGAGCACAACCGGAAAAGGCTGGCTACCAAGACCCAGGGGCTGGTAGTCGGCCCCATCCTGGGTCTCGCCGCTCTGGCCAGCACCATCGGCGTACTGGTGGTCTACATCATCCACGTGGAAGAGTCGCTGGACATCCGGGAGTCAACCATTGCAATTTTCTACTACTACGGCATCGTCATGCTGGTGGTCATGTGCTCGGCCGGGGTCACGGGTCTGCTCATCTACCGTGCCGACCCCATGCCCATGGACACCAGCAAGAACCCCTCGCGGAAGCTGGACACAGAGCTCCTGTTTGGTTCGTCGGTGGGCTCCTGGCTCGTTTCCTGGTGCAGCGTGGTGGCCGTGTCAGCCTCACACAGCAGCCCGAGCTACCGCTGGACCAACCTGATGTACTCGCTGCTCAGCATCCTAGAGAAGTACATCCAGAACCTGTTCATCATTGAGTCTCTCTACCGCCAGCGGGAGGACGGTGAGAGGGAGGACACTGAGGTGGCGGGGCCTGCACCAGAGATATTCTCTGTGAACTCCTCCTCGTCTCCACCCTACAACGGAATCATCAACCAGGCGTACGAGAATCCGGACAATGGCTGCGTCACGCTGGAGAATGTGCAGAAGGAGAGTGGACAGGTGAATGGGTGCCCACAGAAACATTTGGAAGTGCCCCATCAGGTGGAGAACAACGTGGAGGTGACCCCGAGCAAGAAGAGTCAGATCCTGAAGAACATCGCTGTCTTCCTTTTCATGTGCAACATCTCA CTCTGGATCCTTCCTGCCTTTGGCTGCAGACCCCAGTATGACAACGGCCTAGAGGAGGAGACGTTTGGCTTCACCACATGGACCACAGTTCTCAATTTCGCCATGCCGATTACCCTCTTCTACCGCATGCACTCTGTGGCCTGCCTTTTCGAAGTGTTCCGGAGAGTGTGA